The stretch of DNA GAATAACCACGCATCACACTATGACACAAATATGAGATATAATGATAAAGACAATGATCCATAAGTTGGAATATTTTGGTTTCTTTTGAGGAATATTATATTTTGTTACTAGTTAATACTCACTCCATCCTGAAATATAAGATATCCAAGAAGTTCTAGAATATATTTTGGGAAAGCAAAAGACGCATGTGACTCTCCCTTAAAAATAGGCAGCTATTATGCTTACCATATTTGAGCCTGGTTGTTCAGTGGTTTGGCAACTAGGCAGCATATGTGATTGGAGTCTACGAGAGTTAATTCACCTCAAATCCCTTATAATTTCAAATATATTTTTGAATGGTTATATTATATTTCAGGATGGAGTTAGTATATAAATTTGTGTAAAAGTTACAAGTGCTTGAGTTACCTGTGCAGGTAGCAGGTAAGCTAATATTTATACATAAAGATCACATATTTGGGCTCTAACCTAGAACCCTATAAAAGCCTCTCTCCCAAGGTTCGGCCAGGAAGAAGGGACGACCTCCGATTATCCTTCCTGCTGTGCTACTAGAATCTTTGAAAACACAGTACAGAGTTCTCTTTCGCTCATTGTCATCCACTCATTATCACTCCCATGCCTGCTGAACATTTGGTGCCTCATGCTGATAGTGGATAGAGTGGCCACAGGTTTTTGGCACCAACTGTTATCTATGTATAGTCAAGCTCATCTACCCCTTGTACCAGCTAAGTATGTATACCTTAACTCCTTAAGTGAAAGAGCTGGAAGTGTTTCAACGTTTAATTTTGAGATATTTGAGTCGCAAAGTTGGAAGCATCGGCAGACAGgcatcagttttttttttggtgtgtgtgtgtgcgcgcacgTGCACCAACTGTGGTTTGTGAGAAAGAACTGTTGGACACTATTTGCATGTCGAGAAATATCATCTTTATAACTAGCAATGCCCTTATCTTTTGTCGCAATCAATTGGTATGTTTGCTTACACGTATGGCATTCATGTGGTGCTCAGAAATCCTGAAGGGTTCACCACATATCACTTAATTTTGttctcttgtagttttggttgataaTGATGCATGGTGGTCAACAAAACTAGTTCAAGGCTATGGTTAGTCGGAGTGGAACTATCAGTGCATGTTCATATTATGAAGTATCTATGATCTTTGAACACATAACATGCAATTTTCATGGTTCTCAACAATCACAACCAGATTTTTCAATTTCTCCTAGTAGTGTggggttctcctagtgttttagcattcaaaatttagtataaactttccctagtaaatacctcctagtgaggattccctagtgttttgactagtggtagtgttttattactaactaaaaacactaggagaactccaccatTTTGGTAGTGAATGTTTTTGAGAATCACTTAATGTTTAGTTTAGTTATTCAACAGGCTTCGTAAGTACCAGTAATACTTTTCTTGTGCATGTATGAGGATTAACAGAAATTGAATTTCATGTAATGATTTATCTACACAAAGTTTAAAGTTTGAATTGACGATAAATGGTGATAACCTACTTCATCATAGCACATCTGTTATGTAAAAGATGAAATTAACTAGCTATAGTTTATTTTTTGCATTCATTTCCAAATAACTAGGTGTCATTTACCAAGAATGTCCCTGTCCTACGGCCGGTGTAGTTATAGCAACGTTGTTCCCTATAACAGACTCTAGAATTATTGCCTATATACATATTTCCTTTCATGAATGTCTATGCCATGTGAGCGATGTAGACACTGTCATCGATCCTGCATGATTAGTGAAGTCTTTGGTTATCACAACTGTCGACCACAGGAATAAAAACTAATGACAATCAGTGGCGATTTTCAAGCTAAACAAGTGACCTAACAGAAATGCTTATTCACACATCAAATAACTTATGGAGACAACAATTTTCTTACAACTGTATTTTTTATGCATCACCTCTATTATATTCTATACATGAATAAATCAGTTGCGTTTTTTATGCACTAGATATGTCAATAATCGATCCTTATCATCTGATGATCAACAGTTAAGTTCATACTAATTTATCTTCCTCCAACAATTTAAAACACTAGTATCACTAGTGTGGCATTTAAAAATCATCATCTGACCTTATAATAACATTACTATGTACTACTTCAAAATGTGTCTCCTAGGCCCATCACACATAATGTAATTAAACATGTGCATCAAACAAAAATTATGTAACGATCATGATCTATGTATATTTATGCATCAGTCTGAGAAAAACAGGATCTTGAATGACACCTTTAGTTGTACCATACTACTGATGGATAGGGACACAGTACTCTCCCTAGTCTTTTCCAGTGAGAAAATTTGAAAAATGATCCATTCCCTCCACCATGCTCATACTGTGTGATGTTACTTGCATGTATAAATAGATGCCTAAAGCTGCATATTCCTAGCACCTTCAGCTCCGAAGTCCAACTATTATAGCCACATATATTTGAGAAAGCATCAAATGAACATCCTTGAATCTTCCACTCATAGTGGGTGCCAAGTGGTGATCAACGAGATTGAACACCAAAGGGCTCTCATGACGGACCTACATGACCTTATCCTACCAACACTTGATCCCTGTAGTAGGCAGGATGCGCAGCAACTCTTTCAAGATATATTCAGTTCCTCAAGTAAGGTTATCTCCTTTCTCCAACTTGGTGATAACAGTAAGAAACCGGCCAATCTtatcaaatatagaagaaaaggTGGTAAGAATAACGTGGAGAGTCACATGTTGGGGGACGAAGCTAAAGAAATTGGAAATAAGAGAAGGTATGTAGCAAAAGGAGCATATATATGTTTAGTTATATATCATTTACTAGGGCTTAACATATTTATCCCTACTCTTAGGAAGAATGCACAACACACAGGTTCAGTTATGACACAAGCACCACACTTTGATGGATATCAATGGAGGAAGTATGGGCAAAAGTGGATCTCCAAAGCAAAGCATTCTAGGTATGTAATAAAACATATGTGTTGATGTACTTcttatataataatattttctatACTGAATTCAGATTCTCATGTGTGTGGATGATTAGCTTTGTGCACATATACTGTAGCTCAAATTGCAGCCATACATATTCTCATCTATGTGAATGAATACTATTTTGCATATTTTGCCTTTTGTGTataacaaaaaatatatataatgagGTCATGCTTTTTCAGGAGCTACTATAGATGTGCCAATAGTAAAGACCAAGGGTGTCTTGCAACCAAGACAGTGCAACAAAAGGAATCAGATGGCAGCACTGGAACAGTGAGGCTGTTCAATGTTGAGTATTACGGCCAGCACATTTGCAAGAAGGACGACATAATCCATCCATATGTTGTTGAGACAACAGATTATAGTGCACCAATTGCCAACTATAACCAAAGCAGTAGCAGCTCAATGTTTGTTCATAATGATGTCCTTGGAATTCACGATGAAAGCTTCGAAAACTTTTTCATGGTGCCAGGAATGCCAGAATATTTGACAGATTTCACAGATTTTGAAACGGCAGAGGCACTTGAGGTTACATCTATGATAATCTCCGAAGATATATGGGCGTAGTTAAAAGGAACTCCTTTGAAGGTGTACGTCAATCGGTTCACATGCAGACAGCCATTACTGCTTCATGAGTTGTGACAAGAAAGGGACACAAGTTTGTTACCTGTAGAGTACAGTATGTGTGATAAGCAAAGAAAGTGGATGTGCAGAGTGGACAGAAATTTATGTCTTAAAAGTTGTAAATGCTGTCCCACATGCAGAAAGTTGATGTACTAATATCTAGACTTTCCTTTGAGTGTAACTATTAACCATCCCATTCCTACACATCATGCAAAGTCGTCATAAGAGGTAAAGTGGTCCTAGAATAGTAGCTTATACTAACTTGTTAACGTTTGAGGGAGAGTACTAGAAACATGAGAAATAGTAATAATTAGCATGACAAATAATGGATGTCAGTCAAGAAAAACTCCAtagttaggccctgtttggttccccttgctaaattttagctagctaaattttagtcactttagtagctaaagttccaaacacattgactaaaagaagctaaaatagtttagtttcattagtcatccaagagtagctaaaataattttagctaactaaaatttagaaaggggaaccaaacagacccttagTCACAATTTCACACATTGATATGAGAACTGTCAAAGCTTTGCTACATTCTCTATGCATACAGGGTGCAGCCTAGTAGCTATCAGGATGGTTAATTATATTCTCCCATCCCATGCCTCGTTGACTTGACTTGATCCAGCATGTGTCTGTAGTTGAACTGAATAAATAACATTTGACTGAATATATATAATTTGTGGACCGGAGGAAACATAAACATCTGGTCGATTTGGAAGCTACTTAAAATTGGGTGGTTCTGTTATGTTCTAAAATTTGGTGGCTCTGCTTTGTGTCCCTAGGTAGTTGGTAGGTTGGCCATTGGTCACACTGAAAGTGAAAGGTGAccaaaggttcacacttcacacCACACAGGAGTAGTGTGCTGATGCTATATGGCCGGTGGAATGCGGCGGTTTTGTTCGCCTCTGCTATGGGATATGTGGAACGGAGAAAACGATGACCAATCAGTGCGGTTTCAGA from Sorghum bicolor cultivar BTx623 chromosome 8, Sorghum_bicolor_NCBIv3, whole genome shotgun sequence encodes:
- the LOC8074856 gene encoding probable WRKY transcription factor 67; the protein is MNILESSTHSGCQVVINEIEHQRALMTDLHDLILPTLDPCSRQDAQQLFQDIFSSSSKVISFLQLGDNSKKPANLIKYRRKGGKNNVESHMLGDEAKEIGNKRRKNAQHTGSVMTQAPHFDGYQWRKYGQKWISKAKHSRSYYRCANSKDQGCLATKTVQQKESDGSTGTVRLFNVEYYGQHICKKDDIIHPYVVETTDYSAPIANYNQSSSSSMFVHNDVLGIHDESFENFFMVPGMPEYLTDFTDFETAEALEVTSMIISEDIWA